One genomic segment of Ipomoea triloba cultivar NCNSP0323 chromosome 9, ASM357664v1 includes these proteins:
- the LOC116030345 gene encoding uncharacterized protein LOC116030345 isoform X2 → MEAEKAKEQEESNSRGFYELQERVEKISCELLEEKALTATLQSDLEKQSSQLEVVREVVNKFYDIRQHALDDIEDTCLEDKCECLLHDSLEMWSFNVDGETSTSTYISSLEEEVETLRSSLDNLRNKLLVGLEIENHLKKKVRDLEKQKILSEEKIMAEISMLRDFHSQHRLNITKLLDEGFSELKSDLRMVEEKFRQLDMSSRGNDLISPQVDDVKESECRDVHINTESSAELSVTRNDPNLSTTTAMGTSDTSEAFTMALQEKVAALLLLSQEEERHLLERNMNAALHKKLEELQRNLLQVTNEKVKALMELAQLRQEYQLLLQKDDQEIKQGKPHSEIGGKKTVQEGEGRFKNLLKKTYLKHWVGDSEGNDAESYLSSEANSIGFARMKIENATLRESLESMEHLTSSIRRLRHSLLKVKECIDTRTNNSPESLENIIYEAKLLKTALGTSLPVSWSAESDTRYSTHNKETLDDDRTHTSKDKIDFVSAAGFEMVELLVFVAQLLKENTCRGEEAIVS, encoded by the exons ATGGAG GCTGAGAAAGCAAAGGAACAGGAGGAGTCGAATTCAAGAGGATTCTATGAACTTCAGGAAAG AGTTGAAAAGATTAGCTGTGAATTGCTCGAGGAAAAAGCACTCACTGCCACTCTACAGAGTGACCTAGAAAAGCAATCAAGTCAGCTGGAGGTTGTCAGAGAG GttgttaataaattttatgacATTAGACAACATGCTTTGGATGATATTGAGGATACGTGCTTGGAAGACAAATGTGAGTGTCTCCTGCATGACTCATTGGAAATGTGGAGTTTCAATGTTGATGGGGAGACATCCACCTCTACATACATT AGTTCTCTGGAAGAAGAAGTGGAGACATTAAGAAGCTCTTTGGATAATCTTCGAAACAAGCTGCTAGTG GGTTTGGAAATAGAAAATCATCTAAAGAAGAAAGTACGTGATTTGGAAAAGCAGAAA ATTCTTTCGGAAGAAAAGATCATGGCTGAAATATCCATGTTACGGGATTTTCATTCTCAGCATAGACTCAACATAACAAAGTTGCTTGATGAGGGATTTTCTGAGCTCAAATCAGATCTtcgtatggtagaagaaaaatTCAGGCAGCTTGATATGAGCAGCAGAGGAAATGATCTTATATCTCCTCAGGTAGATGATGTGAAGGAAAGTGAATGTCGAGATGTTCACATAAATACTGAGTCTAGTGCAGAACTGAGCGTAACG AGGAATGACCCTAATCTGTCAACTACCACTGCTATGGGAACTAGTGACACCTCTGAAGCATTTACTATGGCATTACAAGAGAAG GTTGCAGCTTTATTGCTTCTATCACAAGAAGAAGAACGACACTTATTAGAGAGGAATATGAATGCAGCACTGCACAAAAAATTAGAGGAACTCCAGAGAAACCTATTGCAG gTTACCAATGAGAAGGTGAAGGCTCTCATGGAACTCGCACAACTGAGGCAGGAGTACCAATTGTTGCTACA GAAAGATGATCAGGAAATTAAACAAGGAAAACCTCATTCCGAGATTGGAGGGAAGAAAACTGTTCAAGAAGGGGAAGGAAGATTTAAAAATCTGCTGAAGAAAACTTATTTGAAACACTGGGTTGGTGATTCAGAAGGAAATGATGCTGAATCTTACCTGAGTTCTGAAGCCAACAGCATAGGGTTTGCAAG GATGAAAATCGAGAATGCAACCCTGAGAGAGAGCTTGGAAAGCATGGAGCATCTAACATCTTCAATCCGAAGGCTACGCCACTCGCTGTTGAAG GTTAAAGAGTGCATTGATACAAGGACTAATAACTCACCGGAATCTCTGGAGAACATTATTTACGAGGCAAAACTATTGAAAACTGCACTCGGAACCTCCCTTCCAGTCAGTTGGTCAGCCGAGTCAGATACCAGATACAGTACACACAATAAGGAGACGTTGGATGATGATCGTACCCACActagtaaagataaaatagaCTTCGTTTCTGCTGCTGGGTTCGAGATGGTGGAGCTGttggtgtttgttgctcagCTACTGAAAGAAAACACTTGCCGAGGCGAAGAAGCCATTGTAAGTTGA
- the LOC116030345 gene encoding myosin-3 isoform X1, translating to MEGNLEDNTALHARIQQLERERDDLHKDIEQLCMQQAGPAYLGVATRMHLHRTAALEQEIENLKKKLAACTRENQNLQEELSEAYHVKSQLADLHSAEVSKNIEAEKQLKFFQGCVASAFAERDNAVMEAEKAKEQEESNSRGFYELQERVEKISCELLEEKALTATLQSDLEKQSSQLEVVREVVNKFYDIRQHALDDIEDTCLEDKCECLLHDSLEMWSFNVDGETSTSTYISSLEEEVETLRSSLDNLRNKLLVGLEIENHLKKKVRDLEKQKILSEEKIMAEISMLRDFHSQHRLNITKLLDEGFSELKSDLRMVEEKFRQLDMSSRGNDLISPQVDDVKESECRDVHINTESSAELSVTRNDPNLSTTTAMGTSDTSEAFTMALQEKVAALLLLSQEEERHLLERNMNAALHKKLEELQRNLLQVTNEKVKALMELAQLRQEYQLLLQKDDQEIKQGKPHSEIGGKKTVQEGEGRFKNLLKKTYLKHWVGDSEGNDAESYLSSEANSIGFARMKIENATLRESLESMEHLTSSIRRLRHSLLKVKECIDTRTNNSPESLENIIYEAKLLKTALGTSLPVSWSAESDTRYSTHNKETLDDDRTHTSKDKIDFVSAAGFEMVELLVFVAQLLKENTCRGEEAIVS from the exons ATGGAAGGAAATTTAGAAGACAATACAGCTTTGCATGCTCGTATTCAGCAGTTGGAGCGTG AGCGGGATGACTTGCACAAAGACATTGAACAGCTATGTATGCAACAAGCCGGACCTGCCTATCTAGGTGTGGCTACTCGTATGCACCTTCACAG GACAGCTGCGTTGGAGCAAGAgattgaaaacttaaaaaagaAGTTAGCTGCCTGCACTAGAGAAAATCAAAATCTTCAAGAGGAGCTTTCAGAAGCCTATCATGTCAAG AGTCAGCTAGCAGATTTACACAGTGCAGAAGTCTCCAAG AACATTGAAGCAGAAAAACAGCTTAAGTTCTTTCAGGGTTGTGTTGCTTCTGCATTTGCTGAGCGGGACAATGCTGTAATGGAG GCTGAGAAAGCAAAGGAACAGGAGGAGTCGAATTCAAGAGGATTCTATGAACTTCAGGAAAG AGTTGAAAAGATTAGCTGTGAATTGCTCGAGGAAAAAGCACTCACTGCCACTCTACAGAGTGACCTAGAAAAGCAATCAAGTCAGCTGGAGGTTGTCAGAGAG GttgttaataaattttatgacATTAGACAACATGCTTTGGATGATATTGAGGATACGTGCTTGGAAGACAAATGTGAGTGTCTCCTGCATGACTCATTGGAAATGTGGAGTTTCAATGTTGATGGGGAGACATCCACCTCTACATACATT AGTTCTCTGGAAGAAGAAGTGGAGACATTAAGAAGCTCTTTGGATAATCTTCGAAACAAGCTGCTAGTG GGTTTGGAAATAGAAAATCATCTAAAGAAGAAAGTACGTGATTTGGAAAAGCAGAAA ATTCTTTCGGAAGAAAAGATCATGGCTGAAATATCCATGTTACGGGATTTTCATTCTCAGCATAGACTCAACATAACAAAGTTGCTTGATGAGGGATTTTCTGAGCTCAAATCAGATCTtcgtatggtagaagaaaaatTCAGGCAGCTTGATATGAGCAGCAGAGGAAATGATCTTATATCTCCTCAGGTAGATGATGTGAAGGAAAGTGAATGTCGAGATGTTCACATAAATACTGAGTCTAGTGCAGAACTGAGCGTAACG AGGAATGACCCTAATCTGTCAACTACCACTGCTATGGGAACTAGTGACACCTCTGAAGCATTTACTATGGCATTACAAGAGAAG GTTGCAGCTTTATTGCTTCTATCACAAGAAGAAGAACGACACTTATTAGAGAGGAATATGAATGCAGCACTGCACAAAAAATTAGAGGAACTCCAGAGAAACCTATTGCAG gTTACCAATGAGAAGGTGAAGGCTCTCATGGAACTCGCACAACTGAGGCAGGAGTACCAATTGTTGCTACA GAAAGATGATCAGGAAATTAAACAAGGAAAACCTCATTCCGAGATTGGAGGGAAGAAAACTGTTCAAGAAGGGGAAGGAAGATTTAAAAATCTGCTGAAGAAAACTTATTTGAAACACTGGGTTGGTGATTCAGAAGGAAATGATGCTGAATCTTACCTGAGTTCTGAAGCCAACAGCATAGGGTTTGCAAG GATGAAAATCGAGAATGCAACCCTGAGAGAGAGCTTGGAAAGCATGGAGCATCTAACATCTTCAATCCGAAGGCTACGCCACTCGCTGTTGAAG GTTAAAGAGTGCATTGATACAAGGACTAATAACTCACCGGAATCTCTGGAGAACATTATTTACGAGGCAAAACTATTGAAAACTGCACTCGGAACCTCCCTTCCAGTCAGTTGGTCAGCCGAGTCAGATACCAGATACAGTACACACAATAAGGAGACGTTGGATGATGATCGTACCCACActagtaaagataaaatagaCTTCGTTTCTGCTGCTGGGTTCGAGATGGTGGAGCTGttggtgtttgttgctcagCTACTGAAAGAAAACACTTGCCGAGGCGAAGAAGCCATTGTAAGTTGA
- the LOC116030345 gene encoding myosin-3 isoform X3, which produces MEGNLEDNTALHARIQQLERERDDLHKDIEQLCMQQAGPAYLGVATRMHLHRTAALEQEIENLKKKLAACTRENQNLQEELSEAYHVKSQLADLHSAEVSKNIEAEKQLKFFQGCVASAFAERDNAVMEAEKAKEQEESNSRGFYELQERVEKISCELLEEKALTATLQSDLEKQSSQLEVVREVVNKFYDIRQHALDDIEDTCLEDKCECLLHDSLEMWSFNVDGETSTSTYISSLEEEVETLRSSLDNLRNKLLVGLEIENHLKKKVRDLEKQKILSEEKIMAEISMLRDFHSQHRLNITKLLDEGFSELKSDLRMVEEKFRQLDMSSRGNDLISPQVDDVKESECRDVHINTESSAELSVTRNDPNLSTTTAMGTSDTSEAFTMALQEKVAALLLLSQEEERHLLERNMNAALHKKLEELQRNLLQVTNEKVKALMELAQLRQEYQLLLHDML; this is translated from the exons ATGGAAGGAAATTTAGAAGACAATACAGCTTTGCATGCTCGTATTCAGCAGTTGGAGCGTG AGCGGGATGACTTGCACAAAGACATTGAACAGCTATGTATGCAACAAGCCGGACCTGCCTATCTAGGTGTGGCTACTCGTATGCACCTTCACAG GACAGCTGCGTTGGAGCAAGAgattgaaaacttaaaaaagaAGTTAGCTGCCTGCACTAGAGAAAATCAAAATCTTCAAGAGGAGCTTTCAGAAGCCTATCATGTCAAG AGTCAGCTAGCAGATTTACACAGTGCAGAAGTCTCCAAG AACATTGAAGCAGAAAAACAGCTTAAGTTCTTTCAGGGTTGTGTTGCTTCTGCATTTGCTGAGCGGGACAATGCTGTAATGGAG GCTGAGAAAGCAAAGGAACAGGAGGAGTCGAATTCAAGAGGATTCTATGAACTTCAGGAAAG AGTTGAAAAGATTAGCTGTGAATTGCTCGAGGAAAAAGCACTCACTGCCACTCTACAGAGTGACCTAGAAAAGCAATCAAGTCAGCTGGAGGTTGTCAGAGAG GttgttaataaattttatgacATTAGACAACATGCTTTGGATGATATTGAGGATACGTGCTTGGAAGACAAATGTGAGTGTCTCCTGCATGACTCATTGGAAATGTGGAGTTTCAATGTTGATGGGGAGACATCCACCTCTACATACATT AGTTCTCTGGAAGAAGAAGTGGAGACATTAAGAAGCTCTTTGGATAATCTTCGAAACAAGCTGCTAGTG GGTTTGGAAATAGAAAATCATCTAAAGAAGAAAGTACGTGATTTGGAAAAGCAGAAA ATTCTTTCGGAAGAAAAGATCATGGCTGAAATATCCATGTTACGGGATTTTCATTCTCAGCATAGACTCAACATAACAAAGTTGCTTGATGAGGGATTTTCTGAGCTCAAATCAGATCTtcgtatggtagaagaaaaatTCAGGCAGCTTGATATGAGCAGCAGAGGAAATGATCTTATATCTCCTCAGGTAGATGATGTGAAGGAAAGTGAATGTCGAGATGTTCACATAAATACTGAGTCTAGTGCAGAACTGAGCGTAACG AGGAATGACCCTAATCTGTCAACTACCACTGCTATGGGAACTAGTGACACCTCTGAAGCATTTACTATGGCATTACAAGAGAAG GTTGCAGCTTTATTGCTTCTATCACAAGAAGAAGAACGACACTTATTAGAGAGGAATATGAATGCAGCACTGCACAAAAAATTAGAGGAACTCCAGAGAAACCTATTGCAG gTTACCAATGAGAAGGTGAAGGCTCTCATGGAACTCGCACAACTGAGGCAGGAGTACCAATTGTTGCTACA TGACATGTTGTAG